Genomic DNA from Candidatus Zixiibacteriota bacterium:
TCTGCCGCTGTTTCCGGGTATCCGAAAGAGTGAAGTCGCTGAGGTGGCACGCAGGCTCAAAATCGTCCTTGCCGGTGCCAAGCGAAGATGAACCGTGTATTCGATATAGTATTCTCACTGCTGATCCTGCTTATAACGCTCCCTCTCACGATTCCGATAGCACTTGCAGTGTTGCTTACTTCACAAGGACCGATCTTCTTTGTCCAGGAGAGAGTCGGTTGTGGAGGCAAGTCTTTCAATCTGTATAAGTTCAGATCCATGCTCCGCGATGATGACAAAGTCGGCCTTCAACTCACACTCAAAGACGATAGCAGAGTAACGCTGATTGGTCGTTTTCTGAGGCGATTCAAGCTCGACGAACTTCCCCAATTCCTCAATGTGGCCGCGGGGAC
This window encodes:
- a CDS encoding sugar transferase — encoded protein: MNRVFDIVFSLLILLITLPLTIPIALAVLLTSQGPIFFVQERVGCGGKSFNLYKFRSMLRDDDKVGLQLTLKDDSRVTLIGRFLRRFKLDELPQFLNVAAGTMAVIGPRPEVPKYVASYSPQMREVFDYKPGLTDPASIKFRDEPALLAHAENPERLYIEQILPEKVRLSIEYQRTRTAASDFGIICQTVAIMFGR